A stretch of the Sphingobacterium thalpophilum genome encodes the following:
- a CDS encoding RNA polymerase sigma factor, which translates to MSELLIASLKKGEHFAIEQIFDLYWENLFDTALKKIGDEDAAQDIIQEIFIKLWENREHIVFSGDLAAYLHGAVKFKIINYFRNNIVKDGHRTELAALMNQQYAEAADDLLILHDTEQKVEEAFMQLPERMRQVMLMSRKQEKSIKEIAKELNISVQTVKNQITSAMKILRKSLS; encoded by the coding sequence GTGAGCGAATTATTGATAGCATCATTAAAGAAAGGTGAGCATTTTGCAATAGAACAGATTTTTGATCTGTATTGGGAAAATCTATTTGATACAGCTTTAAAAAAAATAGGTGATGAGGATGCTGCCCAAGACATCATACAGGAAATTTTCATTAAACTTTGGGAAAACCGCGAACATATCGTGTTTTCCGGCGACCTCGCGGCCTATCTGCATGGAGCTGTAAAATTCAAAATCATCAACTACTTTAGGAACAACATCGTGAAAGATGGGCATCGGACCGAACTCGCAGCCCTGATGAATCAACAATACGCTGAAGCTGCGGACGATCTCCTTATCCTACACGATACCGAACAAAAAGTAGAGGAAGCATTCATGCAGCTCCCCGAACGGATGCGCCAAGTTATGCTGATGAGCCGCAAACAGGAAAAATCAATAAAGGAGATCGCAAAAGAATTAAACATCTCGGTGCAAACGGTAAAAAATCAAATTACTTCAGCCATGAAAATACTCAGGAAAAGCCTGTCCTAA
- a CDS encoding FecR family protein has translation MKEEKAKQLLQKYVNGEASAAEIKQVEEWYAQLHRAENKVSEERKNLLRAQMLGNIQSAMSEKQAQRHMLSRYPLLKIAAVLFIIVSASLLISRSYRQPISDTAQIVTTTKTGERKKITLNDGSEIILEPSSKISYPSKFNGEIRELELTEGEAFFTIAHDEEHPFQVQLASDLTVKVLGTSFRIKAYGASKNIEVLVATGKVAVQQQEKVLGILTKNQSLRYNKQTLQTSHSSLDTNTTVAIAFNGASLQEVVQRLAYIYNIKIVLTDKTLKSLKTTATFSSAQKPSEILDILCNLHHCRYSASHNNTIFKIHK, from the coding sequence ATGAAGGAAGAAAAAGCAAAACAGCTACTGCAAAAGTATGTAAACGGTGAGGCGAGTGCTGCCGAAATTAAACAGGTTGAAGAATGGTATGCTCAACTTCACCGTGCTGAAAACAAGGTTTCAGAGGAACGCAAAAATCTACTTCGTGCGCAGATGTTGGGCAATATTCAGTCCGCAATGTCCGAAAAACAAGCTCAAAGACATATGCTGTCACGCTATCCACTCTTAAAAATAGCCGCAGTGCTCTTCATCATCGTCTCCGCAAGTCTATTGATTAGCCGAAGCTACAGGCAGCCTATTTCGGACACAGCACAAATCGTGACGACGACAAAAACAGGTGAACGAAAAAAAATCACGCTGAACGACGGTTCCGAAATTATCCTGGAGCCTTCTTCGAAAATCAGCTACCCAAGCAAATTCAATGGGGAAATACGGGAACTGGAACTTACTGAAGGCGAAGCCTTTTTTACTATTGCTCACGATGAAGAGCATCCTTTTCAAGTACAGCTCGCTTCTGATTTAACCGTAAAAGTACTGGGAACCTCCTTTCGGATTAAAGCATACGGAGCTTCCAAAAATATTGAAGTTTTGGTTGCAACGGGTAAAGTCGCTGTACAACAGCAAGAGAAAGTGCTTGGTATCCTGACCAAAAACCAAAGCCTGCGCTATAATAAACAGACCTTACAAACGTCACATAGCTCGCTGGACACCAATACCACGGTAGCAATCGCATTTAATGGAGCTTCGCTGCAAGAGGTTGTGCAAAGGTTGGCTTACATCTATAATATCAAGATTGTACTCACCGATAAAACGCTCAAGTCGCTAAAAACAACTGCTACTTTCAGCAGTGCACAAAAGCCATCCGAAATTTTAGACATTCTCTGCAATTTACATCATTGCCGATACAGCGCATCACATAACAATACCATATTCAAAATCCATAAATAA
- a CDS encoding SusC/RagA family TonB-linked outer membrane protein: MRNSLPNYKKMKTPPFKREFSFYRVMKYPCLALSITSVFCSSLMASPGMAQRLDKSRINISISKGQQLEQILHRIEHLSGLSFVYNPDLLQGRNTVVSGHFRTESVRSILTKLGISAMEKEGHVILSQSTDIKAERIIKGIVSDTLGAPIAGVSVKVVGTQNGTTTDAKGSFRIEAGSQAVLSFSMIGFHSKEITVGENEMIHVTLSEERSTLSEVVVVGYGTQKKETLTGAVSIVSLDKLSSRSVNSVGEVLAGKSPGVIVTNEGGDPTSPPRINIRGAGGINGESVLYVIDGSIFLGTPQLNPNDIESISVLKDASAAIYGARASGGVVLITTKKGKKGQLQISVDAKIGQQGAWRKLKPLNAEQRAEVAATAAKNGGTTILPAFDPAKYPDGLVTKTNWMDEVFRSATLQDYNGAINGGNEKSNFYLSFNYRNAEGIVLNTKTQRYNFRINSEHQVTPWLKVGENLSYSSTNGNGANTSSDYTGALLSAIYYPTNGTPYNPDGSFAGLPGPYPGDYGDIINPVAELMRIDINNPTNILVINPYANFQLTKGLTFRSNLSITKSNSRYKSFTPKRPEIGKPVMSNSLVERANDANDILAEQVLNYKAKFDAHQIDLTGGYTFQKTKTTYLNTSASDFDDESKQYRYLDNANKVQPPESGYASTAISSLFLRANYNYNEKYLLSLIGRRDGSSMLKEKNRYRNYYSVSAGWALNKEEFLRSVEWLNELKLRGSYGVLGSLGRLDPLDVNPLLVRTTSYFGEKPELQNGYVQNVLPNDDLRWAESKQTNIGLDFGILNGLSLVADYFVKETNNMILKRSLPGTAGLNTQTINGGLVKDKGIELGLTYSSTKNNDFSYSVNATLTKLNNNVEELAPGLTNIPVETNFRNELAPLRIAVGQPLYSYFVLKTDGIFQSQAEADGYKNANGQKIQPNAKAGDFKFVDMDGNGSIGPEDRYYAGSAYPDFSYGLSFNANYKNFDFNIFAQGVQGNKLFNAVKRTTYSASGPSYNKLAGILDAWSPENPNGKVPIISSSDANGNFNASDFYIENGSFLRIRNVTVGYTLPKSLADRFKLGNVRVYATANNLFTFTKYTGFDPEIGMDNNGLDVGRYPQARSFIFGLNVNL; this comes from the coding sequence ATGCGTAATTCACTACCTAATTACAAAAAAATGAAAACACCTCCATTTAAAAGAGAATTCTCTTTTTATCGGGTCATGAAGTATCCCTGTCTGGCATTGTCGATTACTTCAGTATTCTGCAGTTCTTTAATGGCCTCCCCCGGTATGGCCCAGCGATTGGACAAAAGCAGAATAAACATCAGTATCAGCAAGGGACAGCAGCTCGAACAAATTCTGCATAGGATTGAACATCTCTCCGGTCTTAGCTTCGTGTACAACCCAGACCTTTTACAGGGACGCAATACCGTCGTAAGCGGCCATTTCAGAACGGAGTCTGTACGCTCCATTTTGACCAAACTGGGGATCAGCGCTATGGAGAAAGAGGGACATGTCATACTCAGCCAATCAACTGACATCAAAGCAGAGCGCATAATTAAGGGGATTGTCAGCGATACTTTGGGAGCGCCTATCGCAGGCGTATCCGTAAAAGTAGTCGGCACACAAAATGGAACGACAACAGACGCCAAAGGTTCGTTCCGTATCGAAGCCGGCTCCCAGGCAGTACTCTCCTTCTCTATGATCGGCTTCCACTCAAAAGAGATAACAGTAGGCGAGAATGAAATGATTCATGTAACGCTAAGTGAAGAACGGTCAACATTATCTGAAGTTGTGGTGGTCGGTTATGGGACGCAAAAGAAAGAAACATTAACAGGTGCTGTAAGTATCGTATCACTTGATAAATTGTCTTCGCGTTCAGTAAACAGTGTCGGTGAGGTTTTAGCGGGCAAATCCCCGGGAGTCATTGTGACCAACGAGGGCGGTGACCCCACTTCCCCACCCCGTATTAATATTCGTGGTGCCGGTGGTATCAATGGTGAAAGTGTGCTGTACGTGATCGACGGCTCTATTTTCTTAGGTACCCCGCAATTAAATCCCAACGACATCGAGTCTATTTCGGTTTTAAAAGATGCCTCCGCTGCAATCTATGGGGCACGGGCTTCCGGAGGAGTGGTCTTGATCACCACAAAAAAAGGCAAAAAAGGGCAATTGCAGATCAGTGTTGACGCCAAGATTGGCCAGCAGGGTGCATGGCGCAAATTAAAACCTTTAAATGCCGAACAACGCGCAGAAGTAGCGGCAACAGCAGCGAAAAATGGTGGTACGACAATTTTGCCTGCTTTCGACCCAGCTAAGTATCCGGATGGACTTGTAACGAAAACCAACTGGATGGATGAGGTCTTTAGAAGTGCAACGCTGCAAGATTACAATGGCGCCATCAATGGAGGTAATGAAAAGTCCAATTTTTACCTAAGTTTCAATTACCGGAACGCAGAAGGCATTGTACTGAATACGAAAACACAACGCTACAACTTCAGGATAAATTCGGAGCATCAGGTCACCCCTTGGTTGAAGGTGGGCGAAAACCTGTCGTACAGCAGCACGAACGGAAACGGTGCCAATACAAGCAGTGACTATACCGGTGCACTGCTATCGGCGATTTATTATCCAACAAACGGTACTCCCTATAATCCCGACGGCAGTTTTGCCGGTCTCCCGGGACCCTATCCCGGCGATTACGGCGATATCATCAATCCGGTCGCAGAACTGATGCGTATAGACATCAACAACCCTACCAACATACTGGTTATCAACCCTTATGCAAACTTTCAATTAACCAAAGGGCTAACCTTCCGTTCTAACTTAAGTATTACCAAATCCAACTCCAGATACAAAAGTTTCACACCAAAACGTCCCGAAATCGGTAAGCCCGTCATGAGCAATAGCCTAGTTGAAAGAGCGAATGACGCAAATGATATTCTGGCAGAACAAGTGTTAAACTACAAAGCTAAATTTGATGCACATCAGATCGATTTGACAGGAGGTTATACTTTTCAAAAGACCAAAACCACCTATCTGAATACATCAGCGAGCGATTTTGATGACGAATCCAAACAATATAGGTACCTGGATAACGCCAATAAAGTGCAACCACCAGAAAGCGGCTATGCATCAACAGCAATTTCATCGCTGTTCTTGAGAGCAAACTACAATTACAATGAAAAATACCTGCTATCCTTGATTGGAAGGCGAGACGGGTCTTCCATGTTGAAGGAAAAAAATAGATACCGGAACTATTACTCTGTTTCAGCAGGCTGGGCCCTTAACAAAGAAGAATTCCTGCGCTCAGTAGAATGGCTAAATGAACTAAAACTGCGAGGCAGCTACGGTGTGCTCGGCAGTCTTGGAAGATTAGACCCGCTGGACGTAAACCCACTTCTCGTGCGCACAACCAGTTACTTTGGTGAAAAGCCGGAGCTCCAAAATGGTTACGTACAGAATGTTCTGCCAAACGACGATCTGCGCTGGGCAGAAAGCAAACAGACCAATATCGGTCTGGATTTTGGTATCCTAAACGGACTGAGCCTTGTGGCTGATTATTTTGTTAAGGAAACAAACAATATGATCTTAAAACGTTCTCTTCCAGGTACAGCGGGTCTGAATACTCAAACCATTAATGGCGGACTCGTGAAAGACAAGGGAATCGAATTAGGTCTGACCTATAGCAGCACTAAAAATAACGATTTTTCCTACTCCGTGAACGCCACCTTAACGAAATTGAACAATAATGTAGAAGAGCTGGCTCCCGGACTGACCAACATCCCTGTTGAGACCAACTTTAGAAACGAACTGGCACCACTGCGGATCGCTGTAGGCCAGCCATTGTACAGCTATTTTGTGCTCAAGACGGATGGCATCTTCCAGAGCCAGGCAGAAGCAGATGGTTACAAAAACGCAAATGGCCAAAAAATCCAGCCTAATGCAAAAGCCGGTGATTTTAAGTTCGTCGACATGGATGGCAACGGTTCTATCGGTCCCGAAGACCGCTACTACGCAGGAAGTGCTTATCCGGATTTCTCCTACGGCCTAAGCTTCAATGCAAATTATAAAAATTTTGATTTCAATATTTTTGCGCAGGGCGTACAGGGCAACAAGTTGTTCAATGCAGTAAAAAGAACGACATATAGTGCCAGTGGTCCTTCGTACAATAAACTTGCAGGGATTCTCGACGCCTGGTCTCCGGAAAATCCGAACGGTAAAGTGCCGATCATATCCAGCTCAGATGCCAACGGAAACTTTAATGCCTCAGATTTTTATATAGAAAATGGCTCTTTTCTTCGCATCCGTAATGTCACCGTGGGGTATACGCTGCCAAAATCCCTGGCTGATAGATTTAAACTTGGAAACGTAAGAGTCTATGCAACGGCCAACAATCTATTCACTTTTACAAAATACACAGGCTTTGATCCAGAAATAGGCATGGACAATAACGGCCTTGATGTTGGTCGCTATCCACAAGCCAGAAGCTTTATCTTCGGTTTAAATGTTAACTTATAA